From Anopheles coluzzii chromosome 3, AcolN3, whole genome shotgun sequence, the proteins below share one genomic window:
- the LOC120956327 gene encoding uncharacterized protein LOC120956327 — translation MKTFVAIAVVALIAGTFALTIDQKKKAEGYAAECVKTTGVPPETAAKLKGGDFAGADDKTKCFAKCFLEKAGFMTDKGEIDEKTVIEKLSVDHDRAKVEGLVKKCNHKEANPCETAFKAYQCIYAAKGAVVCIKRCETRVLERYSRNRCDRMKFLVFAIVLSAICLDALVDGAAAPPPDLEDVSKIANGEAFALECLIESGLKLDSLAALSAKELDTNGSKIKCLVKCFFEKTGFMNKDGQLQEETITEQLSKFMPRERIESLVKNCNFQEADACETAYKVTECYFQNKAGLF, via the exons ATGAAGACCTTCGTCGCCATTGCCGTTGTTGCCCTGATCGCTGGCACTTTC GCCCTCACGATTGACCAGAAAAAGAAGGCCGAAGGATACGCGGCCGAGTGCGTCAAGACGACCGGTGTCCCGCCGGAGACGGCGGCCAAGCTGAAGGGGGGCGATTTTGCCGGCGCTGACGATAAGACCAAGTGCTTCGCCAAGTGCTTCCTCGAGAAGGCCGGCTTCATGACGGACAAGGGCGAAATTGATGAGAAGACCGTCATCGAGAAGCTGTCGGTTGACCACGACCGGGCAAAGGTGGAGGGACTGGTGAAGAAGTGCAACCACAAGGAGGCCAACCCGTGCGAGACGGCCTTCAAGGCGTACCAGTGCATCTACGCTGCTAAGGGTGCTGTCGTCT GTATAAAACGATGCGAGACACGCGTTCTCGAACGCTACTCCCGCAACAGGTGTGATAGAATGAAGTTCTTAGTGTTTGCCATTGTGTTAAGTGCGATTTGCTTGGATGCACTGGTcgatggagcagcagca CCTCCACCGGATCTGGAAGATGTGAGCAAAATTGCCAACGGCGAAGCATTTGCGCTGGAATGCTTGATCGAGAGTGGACTCAAGCTGGACTCGCTGGCTGCCCTCTCGGCAAAGGAGCTGGACACGAATGGCAGCAAGATTAAG TGCTTGGTGAAATGTTTCTTCGAGAAAACGGGCTTCATGAACAAGGACGGCCAGCTGCAGGAGGAAACCATCACCGAGCAGCTGTCCAAGTTTATGCCCCGCGAGCGCATTGAATCGCTCGTCAAAAACTGCAACTTCCAGGAGGCGGACGCTTGCGAGACGGCATACAAAGTGACCGAGTGCTACTTCCAGAACAAAGCCGGTCTGTTTTAA
- the LOC120958585 gene encoding general odorant-binding protein 56d-like — protein sequence MKTIACLVLASAFIACAVATISEEQREAARQLAGKCMQQTGASEDDVNRLRSGDTEGADRNTRCFVQCFFQGAGFVDQDGSVQTDELTQKLASEYGQEKADELVARCRNNDGPDACERSFRLLQCYMENRASLMF from the exons ATGAAAACCATCGCCTGTCTAGTGTTGGCCAGTGCCTTCATTGCCTGTGCCGTG GCCACGATTTCGGAGGAGCAGCGAGAGGCCGCCCGGCAGCTGGCGGGCAAGTGTATGCAGCAGACGGGCGCGTCCGAAGATGACGTGAACCGGCTGCGCTCGGGTGACACCGAGGGTGCCGATCGCAACACGCGCTGCTTCGTGCAGTGCTTCTTCCAGGGCGCCGGGTTCGTCGATCAGGACGGCAGTGTGCAGACGGACGAGCTGACCCAGAAGCTGGCCAGCGAGTACGGGCAGGAGAAGGCCGACGAGCTGGTGGCGCGCTGCCGCAACAACGACGGACCGGATGCCTGCGAACGGTCGTTCCGGCTGCTGCAGTGCTACATGGAGAACCGTGCATCGCTGATGTTCTAA
- the LOC120958587 gene encoding general odorant-binding protein 56d-like, with amino-acid sequence MGRLDLVCLLAIVLLVHSCNGQDILGSYFRCRNEFEIEPSVFESLRAGNFSVRNSLVECFGECFVKRAGFMNDNFTFNRDTIMRFTNRFVSKEISEKVYNICTDNVTPTYCVTAFDVYQCIYENVYKRWDSRK; translated from the exons ATGGGCCGATTGGATCTGGTGTGTTTACTGGCGATCGTGCTGTTGGTGCATTCGTGC AATGGACAGGACATCTTGGGATCATACTTCAGGTGTCGTAATGAGTTTGAAATCGAACCGAGTGTGTTTGAATCGTTGCGTGCAGGGAACTTCTCCGTGAGGAACTCTCTCGTGGAG TGCTTTGGCGAGTGTTTTGTGAAACGAGCCGGATTTATGAACGACAACTTCACTTTCAACCGGGACACGATCATGCGCTTTACGAATCGCTTCGTCTCGAAGGAGATCTCCGAGAAGGTGTACAACATCTGCACCGATAACGTGACACCGACGTACTGCGTCACTGCGTTCGACGTGTACCAATGCATCTACGAGAATGTGTACAAGAGGTGGGACAGCCGAAAATAG
- the LOC120958584 gene encoding uncharacterized protein LOC120958584: protein MGAFESGLGLLGWVAFGMVLLLAGRGCHAQDFKGAIDHCTKDFEMDMDIVVSLKYGDFTERDPLIECFTECLMKKSGFMYDDYTYNKTLIIGFAGRYLEPEGAQAVYDNCIDRFGQTVCVTGFEMYQCIHETAVSEWVSSNF from the exons ATGGGAGCTTTCGAGAGCGGGTTGGGTCTGTTGGGTTGGGTAGCGTTCGGCATGGTTCTGCTGCTAGCTGGAAGAGGCTGT CATGCACAAGACTTCAAAGGCGCGATAGATCACTGCACGAAAGACTTCGAGATGGATATGGACATTGTGGTGTCGCTTAAGTACGGTGACTTTACTGAGCGGGATCCACTGATTGAG TGCTTTACCGAGTGTCTGATGAAGAAGTCAGGCTTCATGTACGACGACTACACCTACAACAAAACGCTGATTATTGGTTTCGCCGGTCGGTACCTAGAACCGGAGGGG GCCCAGGCAGTGTACGATAACTGCATCGATCGGTTCGGCCAAACGGTGTGCGTGACGGGGTTCGAGATGTACCAGTGCATCCACGAAACGGCCGTTTCGGAGTGGGTCTCGAGCAACTTCTAG
- the LOC120958586 gene encoding general odorant-binding protein 56d-like, whose translation MKLLFATVLLAVCAAAQPLTDDQMKKAEGFALGCLEQHKGLNKEHLVLLRDGDFSKVDADTKCFLRCFLQQANFMDAAGKLQNDYAIERLSLNREKSKVEALVKKCSAGVEVEDSCETAFRAVECYHREKASLL comes from the exons ATGAAGCTACTGTTCGCTACCGTTCTGCTTGCTGTCTGCGCTGCAGCTCAG CCACTCACAGACGACCAGATGAAGAAGGCGGAAGGGTTCGCGCTCGGCTGTCTGGAGCAGCACAAGGGTCTCAACAAGGAGCATCTGGTGCTGCTGCGCGACGGTGACTTCTCGAAGGTGGACGCCGACACGAAGTGTTTCCTGCGCTGCTTCCTGCAGCAGGCCAACTTTATGGATGCGGCCGGCAAGCTCCAGAACGACTACGCCATCGAGCGGCTCTCGCTGAACCGCGAAAAGTCGAAGGTGGAGGCACTGGTGAAGAAGTGCAGTGCCGGCGTCGAGGTGGAGGACAGCTGCGAGACGGCATTCCGGGCTGTGGAGTGCTACCATCGCGAGAAGGCTTCGCTGCTGTGA